From Armatimonadia bacterium:
AACAGGCATGCGCCCGTACTCGACGACGGCCGCCGCAAGTCGCTCCAGCCGCCGGGCGAGATCGGGATCGGCCCGCGGAATCTGGTCCTCAGCCCAGGTGCGGATCATGGCCGCGTAGCCGCCTTCGACGGCGCGGTCCTCACACCCGAGCTTGAGCTCAAGCTCCGTCGGCTTTACCGGTATCGTCAGGTTCGGTCGAGTCATGGTCTCAGGCAAACTGCAACAGGATCACGCCGCCCACAAGGAGCAGGGCGCCGAGGATTACGTTCCACCAGAGTTTCTCCTTGAACACCAACCACCCCACCACAGCCGAGATCAGCGGATAGGTGGCGGTGATACAAGTCGCACGCGGTGGTCCGACGAGCTTCACCGAAGCCACGAACAGCACGTAGGCCCCCGAGAAGCTAACCAGACCGTGAATCACATAGCACAGGGCATCGCGCAGGGGCACCGTGCGGAATTCCCGCCAGGTCCCTGAGGTCGTCGCATACACCGCGTAGAGCAACCAACCCGCTGCCAGCAGCAGACCGTTGGTGGCCACAGCCCCAATCTCCTTGGGCAGCGTCCCGATCAGCGTCTCGCCAACCGACCAGCAGGCGCAGGAGATCATCGAGAGGAGGATGCACAGCCGGTGTGTCTGTCGCTCCTCTTCCCCGCGGTTCGGATGGTTGGGCTCCAGGCCGACCAGAATGCCGCCCAGCACCACCAGGATACAGGCCCCGAGCAGCGACCACTTGAAGGTCGCCAGCCCCAGGGCGATGCTGAGGAACAGGATGGGAATCGCCTTGACCCGGGTAATCGGCACCGCCACACTGATGTTGCCGATCCGGACGGCCTCGTAGTAGAGCATGCACCCGAGAGTGAACTGCAGGCCCCCGGTCACCGCATAGAGCGCCCAGAGCGCAGGCCGAAACGAGAAGACCTGTGTCATCTCGCGCCCCGACAGCAGGATCATCACCAGCGTCCCAGTGGTCAGCGAGATCCCAATGCCGAGGCGACCGGAGATGCGTGACAGCTTGAGCGGAATCACGACGACGCCCCAGCACACAGCGGCCAGGGCGGCGAGCAGATAGGCGTGAGCAGTCGTGCTCATGTGGTCCTTCCCGGAGGGCACCTTACCGGCCGGTCAGGGCCGCCAACGTGCTGTCCAGACCCCTCCTGCTCAGTGAGAGCCGGGGTCCGGTGCTATGCTGTGACCCTGTGGCTCAGAAACGCCCCTGGACCTTGCCCAGCGGGAAGCTGATCTTCGCGCCGGTTCGCTGCGATTCGTACACCGCCAGGTTGAACTCGACTGCGCGTCGCGCCTCAGGGCCGGGAACAAGTGCCGCGCCGGTACCTTCGAGCCAGTCGATGAAGGCCTCGATCTGCACCTGGTGGGCACCGATTCCGTCACCCAATCCGGCCCTCGGATCGGCGGAGGAGGTAGCACCTTCTGTGGACGCCTGCGCCAGGCTCTCCTCGCCTTCCACGTCCCAGTGGGTGATTTTGTCGCCCTCGATCACCACGTTGCCCTTGGAGCCGTGGACCTCCAGCCTCGTCTTCATGCCCTTGTGAGTCAGGGTCGTGCCCTGCAGCACCCCGTGCGCACCATTTCTGAACTGGATGGCGACCGAACCGATGTCCTCGGTCTCCATGTCGTGCGCCAGGGTCCCCGCATAGCCGCCCAGGCTCTCCACCTCGCCCATGATCCACAGGAGAAGGTCGACCCAATGCACCGACTGGTTCATCAGGGCACCGCCGCCATCCCACTGCCAGGTGCCCTGCCAATGGTCCGTATAGTACTCCTGCGCCCGCCACCAGGGGACGAAGGCATTGCCGTAGTAGACGGTCCCCAGTCGCCCCTCCTCTACCGCCTTCTTCAGGGCGCTGTAGCTGGCATAGGCACGGAACTGGTGCACCGCAGCCAGCTTCACTCCGTTCTCCTGCGCCGCCGCGATCATGGCGTCGATGTTCTCGAGCGTCACGTCGATCGGCTTAGTCACGAAGCTGTGCTTGCCCGCCTTTGAGGCCGCGATGCTCACTACATGGTGATGGCTGCTGGGCGTCGTGATGTGGACGACGTCGATGTCCGCACGCGCCAGCAGGTCGTTGAAGTCCGTATAGTAGGCCTCGGCGCCCCACTTCTCCGCAGCCCCCTTCGCCCGCTCCTCGATGAGGTCACAGGTCGCAACCAGCTTCGCCCGCGGCACCCGTGAGATAGCCTCCAGGTGAACGGGGCTGATGACCCCGCAGCCGACAATGCCGTATCCGTAAGTGCGCGACATGAGTCCGATCTCCTTGATGCTCTCCGGCAGCCTGTAGAGCGCCGCCCGACTGAGTTACTTGATGTCTTCGCCGGCGAGGCCGGTCGCCCTGATCGCTGCGGTCCCCGTGAGGCCGCCGGCGTACTCGTAACGCTTGTCCAACACCGCAAGCAGGTCGTAGACCCCCTGCTTCACGTCGGCTCCGGTCCGACCGCTGATGACCAGACCCGCTGCATCGGCCCGGATCTGACACGCCTGCGTGAGTCCGGCCTCAACTCGCAGCGCCACTCGCGGCTTCCCTGCCGCGGCCTTCTCAGAGACCTGCGGCGGCGCAAGGGTCACCGGTGGTCGGACGGCCGCGGAGTAGTAGTAGGGGAAGTAGTCGGCCAGGCGCTGGGCAGCGTAGGCAACCTGCGGGTCAGCCGGAGAAGCCTCAATCCCGAAGCCACATGCCTTGCCCGGCAGATCGACCCACGGGAAGTTGTCCACCGTCGCCTGATCCACCTCGAAGCAGTTCGAACGAAGGGTCACCAGGCACTCCTGCGTGCCTGTAAGCGTGACCGGCCGCTCGGTCTTCCAGCCCTCTTTGTCCCGAGCCAGCGTCAATACCTGCCCGTCGATCTTCAGTCCGGTGGGGGAGAAGCGGCCCCAGTCCGGAAGTGCCAACGTAACCTGCGCCGGCGTCGCAGACTGTAGTGCGATCCTCAGTACGGTCTGGGCAAGCCCCTGGTTGACGCTGACCGCAGCCCGCAGACCTTCCGGAGCCGGGTTGAGTTGCAGCGCGGACCGCAGGACCAGAGCGTCACGCGAAGCGACCTGGACGCTCATCTGAGTCTGCCCGCCACGGACCTCATTGGGCATGGGTTCGCTGCTGCCCTCCCGGGCAAACAGCATCGCTCCCTCGCCGAACCAGCGGTCGTCCGCGTCAATCGTGGCGACCCTTATCTCCGCCGTCTTGTTGCCGGTCATCAGGAACTGCCGCCGCCCCTTGCCGGCGCGACTCATCACAAAGGGCCCGTCACAGGTGGCGGCAGGAACCGGCTGCCAGCCCGTCTGGGCAATCTCCATCAGCAGTGGCAACCATCGCACGAGCTTGCGGTGACCGAGGCAGATCCGGGGCGTTGGCACGCCGGCCACCTGCAGGCAGGCGATGATGGTGTAGTCGTCCAGACCCCGCAGCGCGTCCTCCATCTGCGTGGCCGTCATGCCCTCGTAGTTGAGCATCTCTTCCAGTTCGTAGGTCTCCCAGAACACCATCGTCTTGTGACCCAGGAAGTTGCGTAGACACTGGGCGGTCCAGCCGTCCACCGTCATCGGATCGGCCTCGAGCATCGCCGAGTCCGAGCGCAGGGGAGTCAGGTAGCAGGGCAAGCCGCCGGGATTGCTGACCACGGACAGCGGCCGTCCCTCGGCATCCTCATTCTCATGGCACCAATCCATGAGCTTGGCGATCGCCACACCCTCATCCACATACACGCCGCGGTCATCCCAGGCCCGTCCAGGGCATTGGTTCACTGCCGGCCCAAAGTACTTGGCTCCCCCGTTGGCGGTATCGAAGGCGAACCCCTGGATATTGTTCCCGTCGACCATCGCCTTCATGTCCAGCAGTGACTGCTTGCCGAAACTGGTCTGGTACGGGAACACTCGCACCTCATTGTCCGGACCGGTCACCCAGGGCTTGTCGAAGCGCAAAGTCACTCGCGAGTCGGTGATGAGCGCATCCTGGTAGCGCGAGTTGGCCAGTTGTTCCTCGCACCAGATCTGCGAGGGGATGTA
This genomic window contains:
- a CDS encoding DMT family transporter → MSTTAHAYLLAALAAVCWGVVVIPLKLSRISGRLGIGISLTTGTLVMILLSGREMTQVFSFRPALWALYAVTGGLQFTLGCMLYYEAVRIGNISVAVPITRVKAIPILFLSIALGLATFKWSLLGACILVVLGGILVGLEPNHPNRGEEERQTHRLCILLSMISCACWSVGETLIGTLPKEIGAVATNGLLLAAGWLLYAVYATTSGTWREFRTVPLRDALCYVIHGLVSFSGAYVLFVASVKLVGPPRATCITATYPLISAVVGWLVFKEKLWWNVILGALLLVGGVILLQFA
- a CDS encoding Gfo/Idh/MocA family oxidoreductase, encoding MSRTYGYGIVGCGVISPVHLEAISRVPRAKLVATCDLIEERAKGAAEKWGAEAYYTDFNDLLARADIDVVHITTPSSHHHVVSIAASKAGKHSFVTKPIDVTLENIDAMIAAAQENGVKLAAVHQFRAYASYSALKKAVEEGRLGTVYYGNAFVPWWRAQEYYTDHWQGTWQWDGGGALMNQSVHWVDLLLWIMGEVESLGGYAGTLAHDMETEDIGSVAIQFRNGAHGVLQGTTLTHKGMKTRLEVHGSKGNVVIEGDKITHWDVEGEESLAQASTEGATSSADPRAGLGDGIGAHQVQIEAFIDWLEGTGAALVPGPEARRAVEFNLAVYESQRTGAKISFPLGKVQGRF